In Nocardioides luti, the DNA window CCGGACCACCGATGGCCTCGAGCCGTGGAGGGGTGAGGTGGTTTCGAGACAGGCGCTAGCGCGCCTTCCTCAACCACCGAAGGCAGCGCCCTCCTCAACCACCGGAGGCGGCGCCTTCCTCAACCACCGGGAGGCACCTCAACCTCCTCAACCACCGCAGGAGGTGGTTTCGAGACAGGCGCTAGCGCGCCTTCCTCAACCACCGCGAGGAAGCCTCAGCGGACGGGGTGCCCCGCGGAGGCTAGCGACGACTTCACGTCGGCGATGCGGAGCGTGCCGAAGTGGAAGACGGTGGCGGCGAGGACGGCGTCGGCGCCGGCGTCGACGGCGGGCGGGAAGTGCTCGACGCGGCCGGCGCCGCCGGAGGCGATGACGGGGATGCTGACCTCGCGGCGTACGGCGCGGATCAGGTCGAGGTCGAAGCCGTCCTGGGTGCCGTCGGCGTCCATGGCGTTGAGGAGGATCTCGCCGGCGCCGAGCTCGGCGGCGCGGGCGGCCCACTCGAGGGCGTCCAGGCCGGCGGACTTGCGGCCACCGTGGGTGGTGACCTCGAAGCCGGAGTCGGTCCCGGGGGCGCGGCGGGCGTCGACGGAGAGCACGAGCACCTGGTTGCCGAAGCGGTCGGCGATCTCGGCGACGAGCTCGGGGCGGTTGATGGCGGCGGTGTTGACGGCGACCTTGTCGGCCCCGGCGCGGAGCAGCCGGTCGACGTCCTCCACCGAGGACACTCCCCCGCCGACGGTCAGCGGGATGAAGACCTCCTCGGCGGTGCGCGAGACGATCTCCATCGTGGTCGCGCGGCCCTCGAACGACGCGGAGATGTCGAGGAAGGTCAGTTCGTCGGCGCCCTCGGCGTCGTACAGCCGGGCCAGCTCCACGGGGTCGCCCGCGTCACGCAGCTCCTGGAAGTTGATGCCCTTGACGACGCGGCCGGCGTCGACGTCGAGGCACGGGATGACGCGTACGGCGAGGCTCACGGCGCGCCCGGGAGCGTGAGGGCCAGCGCGTCCTCGAGGGTGAAGCGGCCCTCGTAGAGCGCGGTGCCGATGATCGCGCCCTCGACCCCGTCGCCGACCAGGCCCTGCAGCGCCTCGAGGTCGGACAGCTCGGTGATGCCGCCGGAGGCGACCACGGGACGCGAGGTGGCGGCGCAGACGTCGCGCAGCAGCTGGAGGTTCGGGCCCTGGAGCATGCCGTCCTTGTTGACGTCGGTGACGACGTACCGCGCGCAGCCCTCCGCGTCGAGGCGGGCGAGGACGTCGTAGAGGTCACCGCCGTCGCGGGTCCAGCCCCGTGCCGCGAGGGTGCGGCCGCGGACGTCGAGGCCGACGGCGACGCGGTCGCCGTACTCCGCGATCGCGGCGGCGCACCACTCCGGCTGCTCCAGCGCGGCGGTGCCGATGTTGACGCGTCGGCAGCCGGTGGCCATCGCGGCAGCGAGCGACTCGTCGTCGCGGATGCCACCGGACATCTCGACCTGGATGTCGAGGGTGCCGACGATCTTCGCCTGCAGCTCGCGGTTGTGCCCGCGGCCGAAGGCGGCGTCGAGGTCGACGAGGTGCAGCCACTCGGCCCCCGCCTCCTGCCAGCGCAGGGCCGCCTCGATCGGGTCGCCGAAGCGCTTCTCGGAGCCGGCGACGCCCTGGACCAGCTGGACGGCCTGGCCCCCGGCGATGTCGACGGCGGGCAGCAGCTCGAGGTAGGCGCTCATGCGGAAATCCTAGGTTCGGGGGTGGGGTACGGCGGGGGCGGTCTCAGCGTCGCCGGAACAGCATCGTGTGCAGCACGGGAGCGGCGAGCAGGCTGACCATCGCGAAGACGGCCCGCACCTCCCACTCGGGGCTGACGATCCAGACCAGCAGGTTGAGCAGGAGCAGCAGGCAGACCGTGATCGTGAGGTTGCGGCGGCGCCGGGCGGCCAGCAGCCCGGGCTGGACGCGCGGCAGCGGCAGCCAGCCGACCAGGCGACGGCGCCTCGCCTCGGCGCGCTGGCGGCGCTCCTCCTCCTGGGCGCGGGCGGCGGCGCGGATGGCGTTCTCGCGCTCCCGCTCGGCACGCCGGGTGGCGCGCTCCTTGCTCATCGGGCCGTCACGAGGGTGCTCACAGCGACCGCACCCAGTTGCGCAGGAGGGCGGCCCCGGCGTCGCCGGACTTCTCGGGGTGGAACTGGGTGGCGGTGAGCGGGCCGTTCTCGACGGCCGCGACGAAGCGGTCGCCGCCGTGCTCGGCCCAGGTCACCAGCGGCGGCCGGGTGCGGCCGTTCGTCTCGAGGACCCAGTCACGGACGGCGTACGAGTGCACGAAGTAGAACCGCTCGTCCTCGAGGCCCTCGAAGAGACGCGTGCCGGTGGGGGCCTCGACGGTGTTCCACCCCATGTGGGGTACGACGGGTGCCTGCAGGCGCTCGACGACGCCGGGCCACTCGTCGCAGCCCGCGGTCTCGACGCCGTGCTCGACGCCGCGCTCGAAGAGGATCTGCATGCCGACGCAGATGCCCAGCACCGGCCGACCGCCCGCGAGACGCCGCCCGATCAGCCGCTCGCCACGGATCGCGCGCAGGCCGGCCATGCAGGCGGCGTACGCCCCGACGCCGGGGACCAGCAGCCCGTCGGCGGCCAGGCACTCCTCGAAGTCGGACGTGAGGCTCACCGAGGCGCCGGCGCGCTCGACGGCCCGCACGGCCGAGCGGAGGTTGCCCGAGCCGTAGTCGAGGACGGCGACCGTGGCGCTCAGAGCGCACCCTTGGTCGAGGGGATGCCGGTCTCGCGCGGGTCGATCGCGACGGCGTCGCGGAAGGCCCGGGCGAACGCCTTGAACTGCGTCTCGACGATGTGGTGCGGCTCGCGGCCGGCCAGCACCCGCACGTGCAGCGCGAAGTGGCCGTGGAAGGCCAGCGTCTCGAAGACGTGCCGGGTCAGCGAGCCGAGGTAGCCGTTGGTGGAGCCGCCGAGCACGACGTACTGCTGCCCCTCGGGCTCGCCGGTGTGCACGCAGTACGGCCGGCCGGAGACGTCGACGACGGCCTGGACGAGCGCCTCGTCGAGCGGCACGGTGGCGTCGCCGAAGCGGCGGATGCCGACCTTGTCGCCCAGCGCCTGTCGCAGCGCCTGGCCGAGCGCGATCGCGGTGTCCTCGACGGTGTGGTGCGCGTCGATGTGGAGGTCGCCCTCGGTCTGCACGGTCAGGTCGACCAGCGCGTGCCGGGCGAACGCCGTGAGCATGTGGTCGTAGAACCCCACGCCCGTCGAGATGTCGTGGCGGCCCGTGCCGTCGAGGTCGACCTCGACGAGCACCTTGGACTCGCTCGTCTGCCGCTCGATGCGTGCTGTCCGACTCATCTGCCTGCCTCTTCCATGACCTCGACCAGTGCCTGCTTGAACGCCGTCATCTCCTCCGCGGTGCCGATCGACACCCGGAGCCACCCCTCGGGGCCGACCTCGCGGATCAGCACGCCCCGCGCGAGCAGCCCCTGCCAGACAGCATGACGGTCCGGGAAGGTTCCGAACAACGCGAAGTTGGCGTCGCTGTCCGCGACGGTGTGCCCGCGCTCGCGGAGCCACGCGACCGTCGCGTCGCGCTCGGCGCGCAGGTCGTCGACCCGGCCGAGCAGCTCGGGGGCGTGCCGCAGCGCCGCCAGCGCGACCGCCTGGGTGACGGCGGAGAGGTGGTAGGGCAGCCGAACGACGCGGATCGCGTCGCAGATCTCGGGCGACGCGGCGAGGTAGCCCAGCCGGGCGCCGGCCAGCGCGAACGCCTTGCTCATCGTCCGGCTCACCACGAGGTTGCGGTGCTGCGGGAGCAGCTCGAGCGCGCTGGGGGTGCCGGTGCGGCGGAACTCGCCGTACGCCTCGTCGACCACGAGCACGCCCTCGTCGCCGACCGCCTCGCACAGGGCGCTGACCGC includes these proteins:
- the hisF gene encoding imidazole glycerol phosphate synthase subunit HisF, which codes for MSLAVRVIPCLDVDAGRVVKGINFQELRDAGDPVELARLYDAEGADELTFLDISASFEGRATTMEIVSRTAEEVFIPLTVGGGVSSVEDVDRLLRAGADKVAVNTAAINRPELVAEIADRFGNQVLVLSVDARRAPGTDSGFEVTTHGGRKSAGLDALEWAARAAELGAGEILLNAMDADGTQDGFDLDLIRAVRREVSIPVIASGGAGRVEHFPPAVDAGADAVLAATVFHFGTLRIADVKSSLASAGHPVR
- the priA gene encoding bifunctional 1-(5-phosphoribosyl)-5-((5-phosphoribosylamino)methylideneamino)imidazole-4-carboxamide isomerase/phosphoribosylanthranilate isomerase PriA, with the protein product MSAYLELLPAVDIAGGQAVQLVQGVAGSEKRFGDPIEAALRWQEAGAEWLHLVDLDAAFGRGHNRELQAKIVGTLDIQVEMSGGIRDDESLAAAMATGCRRVNIGTAALEQPEWCAAAIAEYGDRVAVGLDVRGRTLAARGWTRDGGDLYDVLARLDAEGCARYVVTDVNKDGMLQGPNLQLLRDVCAATSRPVVASGGITELSDLEALQGLVGDGVEGAIIGTALYEGRFTLEDALALTLPGAP
- the hisH gene encoding imidazole glycerol phosphate synthase subunit HisH produces the protein MSATVAVLDYGSGNLRSAVRAVERAGASVSLTSDFEECLAADGLLVPGVGAYAACMAGLRAIRGERLIGRRLAGGRPVLGICVGMQILFERGVEHGVETAGCDEWPGVVERLQAPVVPHMGWNTVEAPTGTRLFEGLEDERFYFVHSYAVRDWVLETNGRTRPPLVTWAEHGGDRFVAAVENGPLTATQFHPEKSGDAGAALLRNWVRSL
- the hisB gene encoding imidazoleglycerol-phosphate dehydratase HisB, which translates into the protein MSRTARIERQTSESKVLVEVDLDGTGRHDISTGVGFYDHMLTAFARHALVDLTVQTEGDLHIDAHHTVEDTAIALGQALRQALGDKVGIRRFGDATVPLDEALVQAVVDVSGRPYCVHTGEPEGQQYVVLGGSTNGYLGSLTRHVFETLAFHGHFALHVRVLAGREPHHIVETQFKAFARAFRDAVAIDPRETGIPSTKGAL
- a CDS encoding histidinol-phosphate transaminase, producing MDFPPLREELRGLQPYGAPQLDVPVQLNVNENPYGPSPAVVADIATAVAEAAGVLNRYPDREFTELRSALAAYLSRDTPHGISPAQVWAANGSNEVMLQLLQAFGGPGRCALSFAPTYSMYPEYARDTMTDWVQGRREDDFSLDLDAARALVEERRPSVVLLPSPNNPTGTALPPEAVSALCEAVGDEGVLVVDEAYGEFRRTGTPSALELLPQHRNLVVSRTMSKAFALAGARLGYLAASPEICDAIRVVRLPYHLSAVTQAVALAALRHAPELLGRVDDLRAERDATVAWLRERGHTVADSDANFALFGTFPDRHAVWQGLLARGVLIREVGPEGWLRVSIGTAEEMTAFKQALVEVMEEAGR